From the genome of Methylocystis heyeri:
CGTCAGCCCGAGCCATATCGGCCCCTGTCTTTTCATCAGGGCGCCGAGCGCGCAATCGTCGATGAGGGCGCTTCGGATCGCGGCGAGGCCTCCCGCCCGAGCGAGCGGCTCCGGCCGCGCCAGCATCACGCCGCCGGCGGCGGCGGCGACCGCGGATTCGGGATCGTTCACCCGGGAGAAGGGATAGAGCATCTGGAAGAAAAACACGAAAGCCGGCACGAACCAAAGCTCGGCCGCGCTTTCGCAACGCAGCTTCACCATCAAAGAGGTGAGCACGGTCCCGCGCGCGAAGGCGCCCGCGACCAGACGCTCCAGAGCGACGGGCTCGAAGGCGATGTCTGCGTCGCAGAAGAGCACGAAAGCCGGCTGGGCCTCAAGGGCGCGCACATGGTCGAACCCACGCTGCATGGCGGCGAGCTTGCCGGTCCAGCCCGGAGCGGGCCCGTCTGAACCCAGCACCGTCAGCCGCTCCGAAGCGCCCATCTCCTCGGCGCAGGAGCGCGCGACCTCCCCCGTTCCGTCCGAACTCTGATCATCCACCAGGACGATATGCAGGCTTCCCGAGAATTTCTGGCCGAGCAGAGAGGAAACGCATTGCGCGACGACGTCCGCCTCGTTGCGGGCGGGCACGATTGCGACGACGCTCGCGTCTTTTGGAGCCGCAGCGCCTTCCGGGGCGAGGAAGCGGTCCTGTTCGGCGAGCCGCCAGAAACCGCCGTTGAAGGCGATGAGATAAAGCCAGGCTGCGAGCGCCATCAAGGCGACTGCGAGCGCGATCGTTTCCATTGGGAGCTGTGCTCGGGATGTTGGCGCTGCGAAAAGCGCGCCCATCCGGGCGCGTTCGAGCCTGCTCATAGCATTTCCGGCGCTTTGGTGGCCAGGGTTGCGCCCGGGACGCGCGGAGGGCCGGAATTGTCGGGGTTTTTTGCGAGTCCGGATCCAAGGGAAAAACCGGCGCGGCGAAACCCGGGATCAAACTTCGCGGAAACGTGCAATTTTCTTAAAAATGTCTTAGCAGCGTGAGCGGCCGCTCGAAGCCAAGCAAAACGACGGCGCCGGGCCGCGCTCGCCGCGCCGCAAGAGAGGGAGCTTTTATGAATAAGATCAATCTGATTAAAATCGCCGCCCTGGCCGGAGCCATGTACGCCTCACCCGCCATGGCGGAGCAGGTGTGGGCCCCGCCGGCCGAGATCGCAGGCAAGGTTCCGCAAGCTCAGGCTCAGGCCGAGACTGCGCCGGCCCCGGCGGCGCAGAAACCGGCGACCGCGGAGGACGCCAAGACCAAGCGCAAGGATTGCCGCGCCCAGGCCGACGCCAAGGGGCTCCACGGCAAGGCCCGCAAGGCCTTCCGGGCCGAATGCGAAAAGGCCTGAGAACAAATGGCGTCCCCAATTCAAGGGGACGCCGGGAAAATGTTTCACGCAGCGCCGAGCTCTTGCCAAGGCCAAGTCCTGGCGCCACAATTCCTTATAAGTCGTTTCCACAGGTGAAAGACGTTCGGGAGCCCGCCGTCGCGCCGCCGCCCGGACGCCCGTTTAAGGGTTTTCATGAGTTCGCCCCGGCCCGACGGCCGCATTTCGGAAAATCAGGCGAAAAGTCCGCCCCGTCATGGCGACCGCCGCCGGGCGGAAGGCGCGGACGCCTCCGTTTTCCCGCCAAATGCGCGCCTTCGCGACGGCTTCGCTTCCGAAAAACCCACGCCCCGGCCGCTGCCGCAGGAGATCGCCTTTCTCGCGGCCTTCGGCGCGCCTGGCGAAGTTCTCCTTTACGCTAGCGCTTTGGCGCGGCGCCAAGGCGTTTCGGCCGACGCCGCCCTGCTGGCCGAAGGCCTGATGGCGGAAGAAAGTTTCTACCGGCTGCTCGCCGCGCATCTCGGCGTGCGATTTCTGGAGCAGGGATTTAGGATCGCGAGTTCCGCCGACGCCGCTCACGCCGAGGAACTCGGTTATGCGCCGCTCGCCCCAAATCCGCTGGAGCTCAGATGGCTTTTTGCGCCGAAGGGCGCCGCAATTGGCACGCTGATCGGCGCCGCGCGAGGCAAGAACGCCCGGCCTCTTTTCGCGGTGACGACGCGCAGTCGCTTTCTGAAGGCGCTGGAGCAGGAACCATTGCGGCGAGCCGCGGCCGCCGCCCCGTTTTGTGCAGAACGCGCGGATCCGGAACTCTGCGCCCGGGGCGCGATCGGGCGCAGCGGCGCAGCGCTGGCCGCGTTTAGCGCGGCCCTGCCCCTCGCCTGTCTTTTTCTTCCCTTTGGTCCGGCGGCGCTGGGAGCCGCCCTCCTGCTCGCCGCATTATTCCTTGTGAGCGTCTTCACGCGGCTGCTGGCCGGCGCAGCGAGCTTCGAGCGCGACGAGCGTAATTTCGAGATCGCCGACGCGGAACTGCCGGTCTATTCCATCATCGCGCCGCTCTACAGGGAAGCCGCAGTCGTCCGCCAGCTTTCTTCGGCTATCGACGGTCTGGATTATCCCCGCGCCAAGCTCGACGTCGTTTTCATGGTCGAGGAAGACGATTTGGAAACGCAGGCGGCGCTGCGCCTCCATGGGCCCGCCGCGCCGCATCGGGTGATCGTGGCGCCCGCAGGCGCGCCGAAAACCAAACCCCGCGCCATGAATATCGCCGCGCCTTTTCTCCGCGGCGCCCTGGTCACCGTCTATGACGCCGAGGACATGCCCGAGCCGCGGCAGCTGCGCCGGGCCGCGGCGCTGTTCCGGCGGCTGCCGGGCGAGACCGCCTGCCTGCAGGCGAGCCTCTGCATCCATAATGGCGGACAAAATGCGCTGACCGCCCATTTCGCCCTGGAATATGCAGCCCTGTTCGACGTCTTCAACAAAGGCTCCAGCGTCATGGGAACGCCCATGTTTCTCGGAGGGACCTCGAACCATTTCCGCATCGAGGCCTTGGCGCAGCTCGGCTTCTGGGACGCCTACAATGTGACCGAGGACGCCGATCTCGGCCTGCGTCTCGCCCGCGCGGGATATCTCATTCGCACGTTCGACTCCGAGACCTATGAGGAAGCGCCGGCGCGGCTGAAGGCGCTTTTGAACCAGCGCAGCCGATGGCTCAAAGGCTGGATGCAAACGGCCTTGACCCATTGCCGCAATCCGAGACGCTTCATCCGCGACCTCGGGCCGGCGCGGGCGCTGGCCACGATCGGCCTGTTCGCCGGCGGGCTGGCCGGCCCGCTGCTGGGCCTCCCACTGACATTGGCTCTTTTTATCAACTGCGTATTCGGGAATCTGCTGGCGCCGGTGACGGGCGCCGAAATCGCGCTCTCGACGCTGTGGTGCTCCCTTGCGTTGTTCGGCGCGGCGGCGATCCTTTTCCCGCTCGTCCTCGGCATGGCGCGGCGCAGGCTGTGGCGACTGTGGCCGGCGCTGCTCATCACGCCGTTCTGGCTCCTGATGCTGACCGCTGCGGCCTGGCGCGCGCTATGGGAGCTGTGGAGAGAGCCGTACTATTGGCGAAAGACCGAGCATGGCCTGGCGGCGAAGGGGGAAGGTCGTCAATCGGCCTGAAACGGAACGCCCCCCGGCCCCGCCTCCCCAATCGGCGCCTCGAAAACCACCCGGGTTCCTTCGCCCGGAGCGCTGATGATTTCCAGCCTGCCGCCGAGCGATTGCGCCCGCTCCTTCATTCCGGCGAGCCCGAAATGCCCGCCCGGCAACCGGGAACTGTCGAACCCCGCGCCGTCGTCGGCGACGACGAGGCGAAGGCCTCCCGCCTGCTGCGATAATTCCACCTCCACCCCGCCCGCATTGGCGTGCAGCTCGACGTTGCGCAGCGCCTCGCGCAGGATGCGGTTCAGCGTCTCCGCGGTCTCGACCGGCAGAGAGAAAAAATCGATCTCGGATCGGAAGCTCGATTCCAACGGCCGGATATTTTGCATCCTTGCGGAAAAACCCTCCACGATCGCGGCGGGATCGCCATCCTCGCGTCTCGCCCGCAATTGCGTGATCGCCTCCCGGGCCTCGTCCAGGCCGGCCCGCGCCTGCGCCTGCAGATCGGCCAGCGCCCCGCGGGCGGAAGGGTCCGCCGTGGTTTTGGCGATGAGCCCCATTTCGAGGATCAGCGAGACGATCGAACGCACCAGAGTGTCGTGAAGATCCTGGGCGATGCGCAGGCGCTGCGAGGCGAGCGCCGCCGCACGGGCTTCCTCCCGCGCCTTTTCCTGCTCGGCGGCGAGGCGGCGCACATGGGTGACGTCGCGGCCCACCGCCTGGAATTCGCCGCCTCCCTCCGGCCCCGAGTAGCGCACGTCCCACCACAGCCACACCGCCTCCCCCAGCGCATTGCGCGCAGCCATTTCGAAGGAGGCCGGCCGTTCGGCGTAGCCGTCTAGGCGCCAGACATTCCGGGGATCGGCGGACGGAAACAGAACGTCGATCGGCCGGCCCAGCAGCGCGTCCTGAGCGAGCCCCAGAAACCGGGCGGCGAAACGGTTGGCGAAGGCGACCCGCCCATCGGCGTGAAAACGCACCACCAGATCGCCCGCGCATTCCACAATGTCGCGATAGAGCGTGTTCGCGATGTGGAGACGCGCGGCGACGGCCTCCGCCTGCTGCTGCAATAGCTGTTTTTCCCGGCGTCCCGAGGCGAGCAGCCTCTCGATCTGATCGCCGCCATGGTCGAGCGTGGTGACGATCACAAAAGATCGGCGCTCGGCGCTCCAGCTGATCGAGATCGTCACCCGCACGGCGCTGAGCTCCGGCCCCCGCATCGAGGGCAGAACGATGTCGTCGCCCTCGCCGCGCCTCAATGCCAGCAGCGCGCCTTCCATATGGAGCAGAAACGGGGAGGAGCAGAGCGATTCGCCTTCCGCCGGCAGCCACAGCGACAGAGGCCCATGACGCCGGGAGACGACAAGATCGGCGTCGGCCGTCCCGACCCCGAAATGCGCCCCCTCCAAGGCGAGCGCAAGGGTCCCCTCAGGTAAAGCCGACCCCTCGTATGTCATTGCTTTTCCAAAGACCGCGCCGTCCGAAGGCGAATTCGCGGTCGATTGCGGAGAGTTGGAGCGAAGCTTCCAGCGAAAAGCCGCTTCCCGGTCGTTCGCCGCGCGCTCCAGGCTCGATCGGCCCGGTCAGAGCAATAATTCAAAAACGGCCCCGGGCCCAAGCCGATTGCGCGACCGTCTTCCCCGCATGGATAGATTCAAAGTCCTTCGATCTGGTCGGGCTGCAAAAGCGGCAGAACCACCCGGAACGCCGCGCCCGAGCCGGAGATCGAGTCGATCGACAATTTCCCGCGGTGGCGCAAGACGATGTGCTTGACGATGGCGAGGCCGAGGCCGGTGCCGCCCTTCGAGCGGCTCTTGCCGGCGTCCACACGATAAAAGCGCTCGGTCAGGCGCGGAATATGTTCGGAGGCGATTCCGGGGCCATGGTCACGCACCGTAAAAATCGCTGCGGCGGAGCAGGTCCGCAGGGAAACCTCGATCCTGCCCTCGCCGTCGTCGGAGGAGCGGCCGTATTTTATGGCGTTTTCGACCAGATTCTCGACCACCCGAGCGAGCTCGTCCCGATCGCCCGGCACGATGACATTGGGAGCGAGCTCGATCTCCATGACGAGTCCGCTCTCCTCGGCCATGGGGGCGAGAGTGTCGCAGATATGGGCGACCAGCATGGTCAGATCGACGGGCGTGTCGGGCCGCAGATGCAGATGCTGCTCGATGCGCGAGAGCGAAAGAAGATCGTCAACCAGCCGGGCCATGCGCTGGGCCTGCTCCCGCATGATGCCGAGGAAGCGCTCGCGGGCCTTGGCGTCGTCGCGGGCCGGGCCCTGCAGCGTTTCGACGAAGCCGAGCAGCGAAGCCAGCGGCGTGCGCAGCTCATGGCTGGCGTTGGCGATGAAATCGACCCGCATCCGCTCGACCCGGCGCGCTTCGGTGAGGTCGCGCAGACTGATGATGACGGCGGGCTCATAGCCGTCGAGGCGCAAAGGCGCGAGATGAGCCTCGAACCAGCATTCGACCGGCTGGCGCTCCACCCATAAGACCTTCTCCGCGCCGCCGCCGGCGAGGATGCGGTCCAGGGCGTCGAGCACATCGGGAGAGCGCAGGCTGCGGGCGAGCGGCTCGCCGAGGCGCAGGGAGGGCAGCACGGAAAGCGCCGCCGGATTGGCCGCGACGGCGTGAACTTCGGAATCGATGACGAAGATCGCCTCCGGCAAGGCGCCGATCATCGTCGCGAGCCAGGTTTCGTCATAGCAATATTTGACGGCGTCGCGTTTCAAGCCGGTTTCTTCTCCCCCCGCGCCGGGCGCGCTCATGGCGCGCCCCTCCGCTCTGCGGCCTTGAAAAAACCGCCGAAGGCCTCCGCCCAGAGGCCTGCGCCGCCCTGGCTGGCGATGAGCGCCAGCGAGGCCGCGAAGGGGATGAGATAATAGATCGCGCGGAACAACAACAGAGCTGCGAGCAGCGCCTCCTGCGAAGGCGCCGGAACGGCGCTGAGCATGGCGGCCTCGAAAACCCCGACCCCGCCGGGAGAATGGCTGATCGCTCCGAGCAGCGCCGCAAAGACATAGATCGCCGCGAGGGCGGGAAAGCCCAGCGCCTGGCTTTCCGGCGGCAGGAGGGCGTAAAGCGTCGCCGCGGCGCAGCCGATGTCGGCCAGCCCCAGCGCGAGCTGGACGAGGGTCGCGCGCAGTCCGGGCAGATCGATTTCGCGGCGCAGGAAACGCAGCTTGCGGCGGGCCTGGGCGACCCATGCGCCATAGGCCGCGATCAGGGCGAGGAGAAATGCGCCGAGAAAGAAATTCGCCGCAGCCGGGAGGTGATCGATCGGCGCGAGGGGCCCTGCGGCGGAGATCAGCCCCAGGCAGAGCCATCCGGCCATGCCGAGCCAGAAGGTGAGGCTGGCGATGAAAGTGACCACGGCGATCTGGCGCGCGTTCAGCGCCACCCCGGCGTAGATCCAGTAGCGCACCGCCGCGCCGGTCAGAAGCGGAAATCCGAGCGTGAAGGAAAAGGCGTTGGAGGTGAAGGAGGCCATCGCCACGGCCGCGGCCGGAGCGCGCGCCCCGATCTGGCGCAGGGCCGCGAAATCATATCCGGTGAGCGCGAGATAGGACAGGCCCGTGAAGAACAGCGCTTCGCCTATGGCGCCGCCGCGGATTTGCGCGAGAGCCGTAGCGACGTCGGCGAATCGCATCTGCGCCAGGGCGCAGCCGATCGTATAGGCCGCAAGAAGGAACAGGATCAGGCTCATCACACCGCCGAGCAACGCCGCCGCGCCTTGCTTCGGCCTTTGCACAGGCTGCTGCACAAGCGCCGGGAGCGCTGAAAACTCAGGCCTTTCCCGCATCTTTTTTCCTCTTTGGAGCGGCGCGGCGGCCTCTCGAATAATCGCGCGGAGCCCTGGCGCCGGCCGAAGCGCCGCTCGCCGCCGAAGCGGCGCCGAGATCGACTTTCGGGCTCAAAGCGTGACAAGACGATGACGATTCATGAGGAATCGCGGTTCGACGGTCAAAACAGCCCGTGCACGAACCAGGGGGCGCAGGCGCATTCCTCGCCGAGCAGGCCTTCTCGATAAATCCAGAAGCGCCGGCCTTCGCGGTCGACGACGCTGAAATAATCGCGGGTGAAGGCGTTTTTCGGCGCGCGCCACCAGGGCGGCGCAATGCGCTCCGGCCCCTCGAAGGCGACGGTCTCGTGCAGGGCCCGCCGCCAGCGGAAGCGCAAGGGCGGTCCGTCGGGCGCCAGGGCCATCGCCTCGATGGGTTCGGGTCGTTCGAACAATCTTGCGGGACGCGAGGGCGTCGGCGCGAAACCTTCCCTCGCAGCCGCGGCATGGGAGAGATCCGGCGCAACGGAGGGGGAAGGCGCGGGATAGGCCGCCGGGATCGCGGCGATGGCGAATTCGGGCAAATGGGCCTGCTGCGGATAAAGGCGCAGCACCCGGCGCAATCCCAGCCGGGCTCCGAGGCGGTCGACGATATCGGCGAGGTCGGGCGCTAGAGCGCATTCCGCAAAAGTTGACTGGCTTTTGCGATAAGAATGCGCTCCAGCTATTTGATTCTGATGCGATTTCTTATCGCCCGAACGATCATAGGGCGTCCCTTTGGACGCCCATACAGGACGGGCTATGTCGAGCGCTCCGGGAGCTGCGGATTCATCCTCCCGCAAGCCGAGCGGGTTCTGCTCGTCGTCCATCCGCTCGACCGCATCGGCGCAAAGGCGCAGCACATCGAAGCCGAAGCCTGCGTCCAGCCCGTCTTCCTCGCGGAGCCGCGCGAGACGTTCGCGCAGGAGCGCGAATATGCGCGCGGGATCGCGCAGGGGCCGGCTGGTCCCCGTCCTCACCCGCTTCACGGCGCCGTCGACGCGATAAAACACCGCCTCCAGCTCCCGCGCCCCGACGCCCTCGCGCTCCAGCAAGGGCCGCAATTCGTCCGCGAGGCGCCGCAGAGTCGCCTCTATGTCCGCCAATTGAGTCAATCCATCGGGAAAACGCCGTTCAGCCATGAAAGCCGGAGCCTCGAAACGCGGCGTGATGGGATCGCGGATGCGGCAGGTCAGCGCGTCGAGGCTCGTCAGCGCCCGTTCCCCGAAACGCGCCGCCAGCGGCGCGCGCGGGCGGGCGAGAAGATCGCCGATGCGGCGCAGGCCGGCTCTAGCCATGGCCGCGAGCACGCCTTCGGCGAGACCGAGGGCGGCGATCGGCAGTTCCGCCGCCGCGGCGTCTATGTCCTCCTGGGCGGCCTCTGCCGGAACAATGTTCACATCGGAAAAGCGCGCCAGAGCCCGCGCCAGAGCCGGTCCCGGCGCCAAAGCCGTCCGGGCGCAAAATCCCTGGGCGGCGAGACGGCGCCCGATCTCTTCGAGCAGGCTGGCTTCGCCGCCGAAAAGCTGCGCCGCCCCGGTTACGTCGAGCATCACGCCGTCGGGAGCGTCGAGCGCGGCCAGGGGCGTGAAGCGGCGATGCCAGTCGGCGACGGCCTCCAGCATGGCGGCGTCGGATTCAGGATCGTTCTCCTCCAGCGCAAGAGCGGGATAAAGCGCGCGGGCGTCGGCGACCGCCATGCCGGGGAAAACCTTCCGCCTTTGCGCGGCGGCGTTGACGGCGACGATGCGTTCGGCGCCCTTGACCTTGCGCCACAGCGCGAAAGGCCGTTCAGCCGCGTCGCCGCCCCGGCGCAAAATCCGGTCGGTCGGCAGCCTCGGCAGGAACACGCTCAGGAAACGCATGACGAAACACAGCCTTCTCGGGGTCAAAGGAAATTTCGCGCCAGGCCAGGGGATCGAACGCGCCGAAAAGGCCGGCGCGCGCCTTGGCGACGCGCAGGCGCCAGCCGAGCGGACCCGGCGTCCCGAGAGACGACGCCCCGGGCCGGGCCGGCGCCGGAAGCGAGAGCGGCGGCCGCGCGGCGACCTCGAAGCGCAGCTGCGCCGCGCTGCTCAGCCTGCCGGCCTCGCCGCAAGGGCGCAGCAGAAGCAGGAGACCGCTGCCGCCGCCGCGGCTTGCCGCCAGCAGCAGCCGGCGCGAGGCGGAAAGGCCATAGGCCCGGGGCGCGATCCAGCTTTCGGCGACAACCGCCGCGGCGCGGGCTTTGAGCGCCTCCTCCATCGCCCACAGGGTTTCGGAAGGCCCGCGCGTGCGCACGAAAACCAGCCGGGAAAGATCGAGGCCCAGCGCCTCCAGCCCCCTGCCGTAGGGCAGGCCGATCTCGCGCGCCGCCATGTCCTCGCTGATCCAGACGACGCCGCCGTGCGGGCGCGCGGCGCAGGAGCGCAAGGCGAGAGCGCAGGCGAAGCCCGCCGCGGCGCCGCAGTCGCGGGGATGGGCGGGAAGGATCTCGCCGAGGCCGCCCCCCGAAAGATTTTGCAGCAGAAGCTCGGGAGAATCCTGCGGCGCGAGAACCGGAAAGACGCCGGCTTCCCTGCCCGTGGCATCGCCGCCGCCGGCCGCTCCGCCGCGCGCCTCGAGGGCGGCGATGCGCCGGCGCAAAAAGAGAATGCGTTCGGAAACGCTGTTCCGCGTCATCGAGCTTCGCCTTGTGTTCTTGATATGTTCTATGCTGGAATCCTTAATGAAAAGAGTCAAGCGTCAGGGGCGCGGCGGCGTCCTCGAATCTCTGCCGGCTCGTTCGGTCATACGGCTTCCGCGAGATCGCTTCGCGATCCGCAGAAGCGACCGCCGCAAAAATCGCCGATCGGCATCGCTTTTTGCGGCGAACGAATACGAAATGCCGCTCCAGTCGAGCGGATTTCGCATCAGTCCGCCGCAGCAAAATGCGCGAACTGGTCTGCCTGCGCCTTTACGAAGGACGGGCGCGCCGTGGCGCGCGCGACATAGCCGCGACAGGCGGGGCGCTCCGCCAATCCCCCGAACCGATCGACGAGGCGCAGCACGTCCGCCATGAGTATGTCGGCGACGGAGAATCGCCCCGCGACCAGCCACTCGCGGCCCGCCAACGCCTTCTCCATGTGGCGCAGGCGGCTCTCGAGAAATTCGTCCAGATGCTTGCGTCCCGGCGTTTCGGACGTATCGCCGAAGAACTTGAATATGGACCAGGGCAGGCTCGCGGCCTCGACGGAATTGAGCGCCGAGAACAGCCATTGGATGACTTCGCTGCGGCCGCGCCGGTCGGTCGGCATCAAGGCTTCGCTGCGCTCGCCCAGATGAAGCAGGATCGCCCCGCTCTCGAAGATCGAAATATCGCCGTCGATCAGCCAGGGGGTCTGGCCGAAAGGCTGGCGCCTGAAGTGTTCGGCGCTGCGTTCGCGAAACGGCGTGCTCTCGACGCGATAGGGCAGTCCGGCTTCCTCCAGCGCCCAACGCACGCGTATGTCGCGCACATGTCCCCGAGGCGTCTCGGGGACCCAGTCGAAGGTCACGAGAGTGAGCTGGCCCATCGAAATTTCCCTCATTACTTAAAGAAATAGTTGACGCTTCTCGAAATCCAAACCGGGACGGCAGCGGGGCCGCGACAGTTTTCTTCTTGTTTTCAGCAGCGAAACAGAACAATCTGCCCCATCGATCCGATTCCGGGATTGAATATTTTGGGAGGCCTTTCAATGGAACGCCGTGAATTCATGGCCGCGCTCGGCGCGGTCGCCGCCGCCGCTTCGGTTTCTTCCGCCATGGCCGAAGAGGGCAAGCACGTCCATAACCATCCGCCCAAATACAAGGGCCTGTCCGAAGCCTCCGGCAAATGCGTCGCCGAAGGCGACAACTGCCTGCGTCATTGCTTCGGCATGCTGTCGATGAACGACACGAGCATGGCCGATTGCACCAAGATCACCTACGACACGATCGCCGCCTGCGGCGCGCTGCAAACCCTCGCCTCGGTGAATTCCAGCTACACGCCCGCTTTCGCCAAGGTCGTCGCGCAGCTCTGCGTCGACTGCAAGAAAGAGTGCGACAAATTCCCGCAATACAGCGAATGCGTGGCCATGGCCGCGGCCTGCAAGGCCTGCGCCGAAGAGTGCCAGAAGGTCGCGGCGTAATCGCCGCCTAAAAACTCCGGGCGGCGGCTCGTCCGCCCGGGGTCTGCTATTTCCCAGCGAACTCCAGGCCCTTCGCCCGGGCCAAGGCGATGAACAGCAGCCCCACGTGCTGGGCGTGGATCATCTCGCCCGCGATCGCCATTCTCACGGCCTCGCGCCAGGGCGTCGGCTCGACCACGACATCCTCGGTGGCGTCGAGACTCAGTTCCCCGCGCCGCTTCACGCCCGTCGCCAGCAGAATGTGCAAACCATTGGTGTGCGACGACGGATTGGGCGACAGGCGGGCGAGATGGGCGAGAGTCTCGGCCACATGGCCGGTTTCCTCCAGCAATTCCCGCGCGCCGGCCGCGAGCGGATCGTCTTCGCCGGGATCCATCATGCCGCCCGGCAGCTCCAGCGTCATCCGCCGCGCGCCATGACGATATTGCCGCACCAGAAGCAGGCGGTCTTCATCGTCGAATGCGGCGACATGGACCCATTCCGGGTAGTCGAGCAGATAAAAGGGATCGAGCACCGCGCCGCGCTGGGTGACGCAGCGCTCGGCGCGAAGCCTGATCCAGGGCGAATCCACCAGAACGCGCGAAGAATCCGCCTTCCAGGGCCGCAAGGCGTCTTTCGTCACCGCCACGCCTCGCTGACGCTTTGAACCAAGGCGAGAGCGTCGGCCGAATCCCACACCGCCGGGCCGGCGAGCTGACCGATCTCGCAGCCTCTGGCGTCCACGAGATAGCTCGTGGGCAAGCCCAGCAGCCCCCCGTTCTGCCGCAGCGCGACGAAGGCCTCGCCTTTGGGATCGGCGTAGAATTTCAGGTTCTTCACGCCGATCTCGTCGAGAAAGGCCTTGGGCCGGTCGAGTCGGCTGGTGTCGACATTGATGGCGACGACCTCGAAATTGTCGGAGCCGGCCGCCTTCTGCAGCCGGTCGAGCGCGGGCATTTCCGCGCGGCAGGGCACGCACCAGGTCGCCCAGATATTCACGAGGAGGGCCTTGCCTTTAAAAGCCTCCAGCGTGGTCGGCTTCCCGTCGGGGCCGTTGAAGGTCAGCGCCGTCATGGGCTCGGGGTCCCTGGCGGCGGCGAAAGCCGCGATGTCGCCCTTGGCGATGTCCCCGGCGAGCTTGGCGGTGATCCGGGCGGCGTCGCAGGCGGCGCTGTGCGCTTTCTTGCCGCCGTGGCCGGCCTTCACGTATAGAAAAGCCGCGCCCGCGACGAGCAGGGCGGCGGCGAGAGCAAAAGCGCCGCGTTTGAATTGCGGCGGCGCAGCCTTGGTATCGTTCATCTGGGACGAGTCCGGGTTGTCGGCGTTTCGAAAGGGTCACATGACGAGCAAAATATGGGGCGGGCGTTTCCAAGACGCAACCGACGCCGTTCTCGAGGCGATCAACGTCTCCATCGATTTCGACAAGCGCCTGTGGCCGCAGGACATCGAGGCCTCGCTCGCCCATGTGGCGATGCTAGAGGCCTGCGGGATCGTTTCGCAAGCAGACGCCGAAAAAATCGCCGACGGCCTCGTTCGCATCCGCCAGGAGATCGAGTCCGGCGCTTTCGTATTCTCGCGCAAGCTCGAAGACATCCATATGAATGTCGAGGCGCGCCTCGCCGAGCTGATCGGCCCGGCGGCGGGGCGGCTGCATACGGCGCGCTCGCGCAACGATCAGGTCGCGGTCGATTTCCGCCTCTATATCCGGGACTGCATCGACCGCATCGACGCCCAGCTGCACGACCTCCAACAGGCCCTGGCGGAGAAGGCGCTGGCCGAAGCCGCCTCGGTCATGCCGGGCTTCACCCATCTGCAATCGGCGCAGCCCGTCACCTTCGGCCATCATCTGCTCGCCTATGTCGAGATGATCTCGCGCGACCGCGGCCGCTTCCAGGACGCGCGCAGGCGGCTCAACGAATCCCCCCTCGGCGCCGCCGCCCTTGCGGGAACCTCCTTCCCGATCGACCGGGAGATGACCGCCAGGGCGCTGGGCTTCGACCGCCCCACCGCAAATTCGCTCGACAGCGTCTCGGCCCGAGATTTCGCGCTCGAAACGCTGGCGGCGGCGGCGATCTGCGCTACGCATCTTTCGCGCTTCGCGGAAGAGATCGTGCTCTGGACCACGTCGCAGTTCGCTTTTGTGTCCTTGAGCGACAAATTCACCACCGGCTCCTCGATCATGCCGCAAAAGCGCAACCCGGACGCGGCGGAGCTGGTGCGCGGCAAGAGCGGGCGCATCATCGGCGCGCTCCAGGCGCTGCTGATCGTCATGAAGGGGCTGCCGCTCGCCTATTCCAAGGACATGCAGGAGGACAAGGAGGGCGCATTCGATTCGCTCGATTCCCTCGCGCTCTGCATCGCCGCGGCTTGCGGAATGACCCGCGACATGACCGTCAACGCCCAGCGGATGCGCGCCGCGGCCGGC
Proteins encoded in this window:
- a CDS encoding sensor histidine kinase; amino-acid sequence: MTYEGSALPEGTLALALEGAHFGVGTADADLVVSRRHGPLSLWLPAEGESLCSSPFLLHMEGALLALRRGEGDDIVLPSMRGPELSAVRVTISISWSAERRSFVIVTTLDHGGDQIERLLASGRREKQLLQQQAEAVAARLHIANTLYRDIVECAGDLVVRFHADGRVAFANRFAARFLGLAQDALLGRPIDVLFPSADPRNVWRLDGYAERPASFEMAARNALGEAVWLWWDVRYSGPEGGGEFQAVGRDVTHVRRLAAEQEKAREEARAAALASQRLRIAQDLHDTLVRSIVSLILEMGLIAKTTADPSARGALADLQAQARAGLDEAREAITQLRARREDGDPAAIVEGFSARMQNIRPLESSFRSEIDFFSLPVETAETLNRILREALRNVELHANAGGVEVELSQQAGGLRLVVADDGAGFDSSRLPGGHFGLAGMKERAQSLGGRLEIISAPGEGTRVVFEAPIGEAGPGGVPFQAD
- a CDS encoding glycosyltransferase, with translation METIALAVALMALAAWLYLIAFNGGFWRLAEQDRFLAPEGAAAPKDASVVAIVPARNEADVVAQCVSSLLGQKFSGSLHIVLVDDQSSDGTGEVARSCAEEMGASERLTVLGSDGPAPGWTGKLAAMQRGFDHVRALEAQPAFVLFCDADIAFEPVALERLVAGAFARGTVLTSLMVKLRCESAAELWFVPAFVFFFQMLYPFSRVNDPESAVAAAAGGVMLARPEPLARAGGLAAIRSALIDDCALGALMKRQGPIWLGLTQSVHSLRPYPDFADIEKMVTRSAYAQLGFSPLRLFGALIGMAIVYLAPPLLAVFGETPAREAALVAYALMVQAFMPSLGFYGLSRWRALALPLVAACYTWFTLESALQHGRGRGGAWKGRYQAH
- a CDS encoding ATP-binding protein gives rise to the protein MIGALPEAIFVIDSEVHAVAANPAALSVLPSLRLGEPLARSLRSPDVLDALDRILAGGGAEKVLWVERQPVECWFEAHLAPLRLDGYEPAVIISLRDLTEARRVERMRVDFIANASHELRTPLASLLGFVETLQGPARDDAKARERFLGIMREQAQRMARLVDDLLSLSRIEQHLHLRPDTPVDLTMLVAHICDTLAPMAEESGLVMEIELAPNVIVPGDRDELARVVENLVENAIKYGRSSDDGEGRIEVSLRTCSAAAIFTVRDHGPGIASEHIPRLTERFYRVDAGKSRSKGGTGLGLAIVKHIVLRHRGKLSIDSISGSGAAFRVVLPLLQPDQIEGL
- a CDS encoding PsiF family protein, coding for MNKINLIKIAALAGAMYASPAMAEQVWAPPAEIAGKVPQAQAQAETAPAPAAQKPATAEDAKTKRKDCRAQADAKGLHGKARKAFRAECEKA
- a CDS encoding glycosyltransferase family 2 protein, giving the protein MSSPRPDGRISENQAKSPPRHGDRRRAEGADASVFPPNARLRDGFASEKPTPRPLPQEIAFLAAFGAPGEVLLYASALARRQGVSADAALLAEGLMAEESFYRLLAAHLGVRFLEQGFRIASSADAAHAEELGYAPLAPNPLELRWLFAPKGAAIGTLIGAARGKNARPLFAVTTRSRFLKALEQEPLRRAAAAAPFCAERADPELCARGAIGRSGAALAAFSAALPLACLFLPFGPAALGAALLLAALFLVSVFTRLLAGAASFERDERNFEIADAELPVYSIIAPLYREAAVVRQLSSAIDGLDYPRAKLDVVFMVEEDDLETQAALRLHGPAAPHRVIVAPAGAPKTKPRAMNIAAPFLRGALVTVYDAEDMPEPRQLRRAAALFRRLPGETACLQASLCIHNGGQNALTAHFALEYAALFDVFNKGSSVMGTPMFLGGTSNHFRIEALAQLGFWDAYNVTEDADLGLRLARAGYLIRTFDSETYEEAPARLKALLNQRSRWLKGWMQTALTHCRNPRRFIRDLGPARALATIGLFAGGLAGPLLGLPLTLALFINCVFGNLLAPVTGAEIALSTLWCSLALFGAAAILFPLVLGMARRRLWRLWPALLITPFWLLMLTAAAWRALWELWREPYYWRKTEHGLAAKGEGRQSA